One region of Oxalobacteraceae bacterium OTU3CAMAD1 genomic DNA includes:
- a CDS encoding ATP-binding protein: protein MSLATVRARLIAMALATTAAALLLCTCAMLFYDLSTFQRSWIDDMRTQAELIALASAPAINFNDAPAARKNLGMLRMRPEILAGAIYNSGGAMFASYTQAALKTPVFLEKPGPLGHQIVNGSLTLYHPVVEHGERIGTVYLEARYRIGERVASYGSILVAVMLCSLLLAALVASRLQRSITGPLEGVTSAARAVIQRRDFGLRVPGSAPGEIGTLVDAFNAMLAEVEKSAGGLLATNRTLEREMAVRQEAERALLIADRRKDEFLATLAHELRNPLAPIRTGLDIMRINPSDLGAGQRARDIMERQLRQMVRLVDDLLDVSRINTGKLTIKRDLVDLQQVIHDAFEIVRPLVEQQEHVLTSAPLAQAVWVEGDATRLTQILSNLLNNAAKYTARGGRIAVDVELEQQRVRIHVRDNGIGIAPEMRDAVFQMFVQADATLERTTAGLGVGLSLARRLAELHGGELSVHSIGLGYGSEFVLALPLPKRIEAPPGPAGEQAGAGERTAPGSRRILLADDNIDFVNSMGALLESRGHVVSVAYDGQSALDNAAAFAPEFAFLDIGLPLLNGYDLARALRAMPALRHTALVAVTGWGQQKDRDLAREAGFDVHLVKPVSFEQIEEMLTVKTPGVRSDIRTN, encoded by the coding sequence TTGAGCTTGGCCACCGTGCGCGCCAGGCTCATCGCGATGGCCCTGGCCACCACCGCCGCCGCCCTGCTGCTGTGCACCTGCGCGATGCTGTTCTACGACCTGAGCACGTTCCAGCGTTCATGGATCGACGACATGCGCACCCAGGCCGAGCTGATCGCGCTGGCCAGCGCCCCGGCGATCAACTTCAACGACGCACCGGCCGCGCGCAAGAACCTGGGCATGCTGCGGATGCGGCCGGAAATCCTGGCCGGCGCCATCTATAACAGCGGCGGCGCGATGTTCGCCTCCTACACCCAGGCCGCGCTGAAGACGCCGGTGTTCCTGGAAAAACCGGGACCGCTGGGGCACCAGATCGTCAACGGCAGCCTGACCCTGTACCACCCGGTCGTCGAACATGGCGAGCGCATCGGCACGGTCTACCTGGAGGCGCGCTACCGCATCGGCGAGCGGGTGGCCTCGTACGGCTCGATCCTGGTCGCGGTCATGCTGTGCAGCCTGCTGCTGGCCGCGCTGGTCGCCTCGCGCCTGCAGCGCAGCATCACCGGGCCGCTGGAAGGGGTCACGTCGGCGGCGCGCGCCGTCATCCAGCGGCGCGACTTCGGCCTGCGCGTGCCGGGCTCGGCGCCGGGCGAGATCGGCACCCTGGTCGACGCCTTCAACGCCATGCTGGCCGAGGTGGAAAAAAGCGCCGGCGGGCTGCTCGCCACCAACCGCACGCTGGAGCGCGAGATGGCGGTGCGCCAGGAGGCCGAACGCGCGCTGTTGATCGCCGACCGCCGCAAGGATGAATTCCTCGCCACCCTGGCGCACGAGCTGCGCAATCCGCTGGCGCCGATCAGGACCGGGCTCGACATCATGCGCATCAACCCGTCCGACCTCGGCGCCGGGCAGCGCGCGCGCGACATCATGGAGCGCCAGCTGCGCCAGATGGTGCGGCTGGTCGACGACCTGCTGGACGTGTCGCGCATCAACACCGGCAAGCTGACCATCAAGCGCGACCTGGTCGATTTGCAGCAAGTCATCCACGACGCTTTCGAGATCGTGCGGCCGCTGGTCGAACAGCAGGAGCACGTGCTGACGTCGGCGCCGCTGGCGCAGGCGGTGTGGGTCGAGGGCGACGCCACGCGGCTGACGCAGATCCTGTCGAACCTGCTCAACAACGCCGCCAAGTACACCGCGCGCGGCGGGCGCATCGCGGTCGATGTCGAGCTGGAGCAGCAGCGCGTGCGCATCCACGTGCGCGACAACGGCATCGGCATCGCGCCGGAGATGCGCGACGCCGTGTTCCAGATGTTCGTGCAGGCCGACGCCACGCTCGAGCGCACCACGGCCGGCCTCGGCGTGGGCCTGTCGCTGGCGCGGCGGCTGGCCGAGCTGCACGGCGGCGAGCTCAGCGTGCACAGCATCGGGTTGGGCTACGGCAGCGAATTCGTACTGGCACTCCCCTTGCCCAAGCGCATCGAAGCGCCGCCGGGGCCGGCGGGCGAACAGGCCGGCGCCGGCGAGCGGACCGCGCCCGGCAGCCGGCGCATCCTGCTGGCCGACGACAACATCGACTTCGTCAACAGCATGGGGGCGTTGCTGGAATCGCGGGGCCATGTGGTCTCGGTCGCCTACGACGGCCAGAGCGCGCTCGACAACGCCGCCGCATTCGCGCCGGAATTCGCCTTCCTCGACATCGGCCTGCCGTTGCTCAACGGCTACGACCTCGCCCGCGCGCTGCGCGCCATGCCTGCGCTGCGGCATACCGCGCTGGTGGCGGTCACCGGCTGGGGCCAGCAAAAGGACCGGGACCTGGCGAGGGAAGCGGGCTTCGACGTCCACCTGGTCAAGCCGGTCAGCTTCGAGCAAATCGAAGAAATGCTGACCGTAAAAACCCCGGGGGTCAGGTCCGACATTCGGACAAACTGA
- a CDS encoding SPFH domain-containing protein, translated as MNGANTRRETAFSSTNGYLAACAGFVLLVGAALMFKTAIGDNGGFSSLFGAIALLLAAVFFLTGLFMLQPNESAILTLFGKYIGTDRSEGLRWAFPLYVKRRLSLRARNFNAPTLKVNDKRGNPVEISAAIVWRVRDTAQAVFEVDDFERYVAIQAEAALRHLASQYAYDEAEDLSEGETTLRGGMDVVVDALKCELQARFEEAGVQVVDAKLTHLAYAPEIAQVMLRRQQAEAIISARSKIVHGAVSMVESALKGLSERGIVELDDERKAAMVSNLLVVLCSDKETQPIINTGTLYN; from the coding sequence ATGAATGGTGCAAACACTCGCCGCGAAACGGCGTTCTCATCGACGAACGGCTACCTGGCGGCCTGCGCCGGCTTTGTTTTACTGGTAGGCGCCGCGTTGATGTTTAAAACGGCAATCGGGGACAACGGCGGATTTTCGTCGTTGTTCGGCGCGATAGCCCTGTTGCTGGCCGCAGTGTTTTTCCTGACGGGGCTGTTCATGCTGCAGCCGAACGAAAGCGCGATCCTCACCCTGTTCGGCAAGTACATCGGCACCGACCGCAGCGAAGGGCTGCGCTGGGCCTTCCCGCTGTACGTCAAGCGGCGCCTGTCGCTGCGCGCGCGCAATTTCAACGCGCCCACGCTCAAGGTCAACGACAAGCGCGGCAACCCGGTCGAGATCAGCGCGGCCATCGTCTGGCGTGTGCGCGATACCGCCCAGGCGGTGTTCGAAGTGGACGATTTCGAGCGCTACGTCGCGATCCAGGCCGAGGCGGCGCTGCGTCACCTTGCATCCCAATATGCGTACGACGAGGCCGAGGATTTGTCCGAGGGGGAAACCACGCTGCGCGGCGGCATGGACGTGGTCGTCGACGCCCTCAAGTGCGAACTGCAAGCGCGGTTCGAGGAGGCCGGCGTGCAGGTGGTCGACGCCAAGCTCACCCATCTGGCCTACGCTCCCGAGATCGCCCAGGTCATGCTGCGCCGGCAGCAGGCCGAGGCGATCATCAGCGCCCGCTCCAAGATCGTGCACGGCGCCGTCAGCATGGTCGAATCGGCGCTGAAGGGATTGTCGGAGCGCGGCATCGTCGAGTTGGACGACGAGCGCAAGGCGGCGATGGTCAGCAATTTGCTTGTGGTACTGTGCTCGGACAAGGAAACCCAGCCGATCATCAACACGGGCACCCTCTACAACTAG
- a CDS encoding stress-induced protein, which yields MANSNQGNGGNQGNQGGGKGNKQSDQGTSARGFASMDPEQQREIAAEGGRAAHAAGTAHEFTSEEARRAGSMSHKNDGNQQSESGSGSRSGGGNQGGNGGSGGSGGTRGGTPEQHAEAGRQSHKNDRK from the coding sequence ATGGCTAATTCGAACCAAGGTAATGGCGGTAATCAAGGCAATCAAGGCGGCGGCAAAGGCAACAAGCAGTCCGATCAAGGCACCAGCGCACGCGGTTTCGCATCGATGGACCCTGAGCAGCAACGCGAGATCGCGGCTGAAGGCGGCCGCGCCGCACACGCTGCGGGAACGGCGCATGAATTCACGTCGGAAGAGGCGCGTCGCGCCGGCAGCATGAGCCACAAGAACGACGGCAACCAGCAGAGCGAGTCGGGGTCGGGCTCGCGTTCCGGTGGCGGTAACCAGGGTGGCAACGGCGGGTCGGGCGGCTCGGGCGGTACGCGCGGCGGCACGCCGGAGCAGCATGCCGAGGCCGGTCGTCAAAGCCACAAGAACGACCGTAAATAA
- a CDS encoding alpha-L-fucosidase produces MPTWGNTQRAATFSSILALAAAAAPAPAMAAEPPVKLTKVAGPFQPTAASLKSYQVPDWFRDAKFGIWSHWGPQAVPRAGDWYARNMYIWNSPQYNHHVKNYGHPSKVGYKDIIPLWKAEKFDPEGLMAMYKKAGARYFVSMGVHHDNFDLWDSRHHEWNAVKMGPHRDIVGDWKKAAVKEGLRFGVSEHLGASYSWFATSHGYSPMWPEFGVDYDGADPRYQSLYHRAHNQPYRGSKSWYTTDTRWHQQWFNRITDLVSRYQPDLLYSDGGLPFGRVGRTLVSNFYNASIAAHGGKLQAVYNHKDIGTGEFIPEAGVQDIERGVAEGIKPLPWQTCTSIGDWFYSEGYKYKTTPEVVHMLADIVSKNGNLLLNVVQYPDGSLPPEALTFLSEMSEWMGVNDEAIYGTRPWKVFGEGPTKAAAGHFQENTAYTPEDIRFTTKGDALYAITLGVPGRTVRIQSLGSKAGLETRPVKAIALLGSAEPLTWEQRDDALTVTLPPSVPSKMASSLRISF; encoded by the coding sequence ATGCCCACGTGGGGAAACACGCAGCGCGCCGCAACCTTCTCATCCATCCTCGCCCTCGCAGCCGCAGCCGCGCCCGCACCGGCCATGGCCGCCGAGCCGCCCGTCAAGCTGACCAAGGTCGCCGGACCTTTCCAGCCGACCGCCGCCTCGCTCAAGTCCTATCAAGTGCCCGATTGGTTCCGCGACGCCAAGTTCGGCATTTGGTCGCACTGGGGCCCGCAGGCGGTGCCGCGCGCGGGGGATTGGTACGCCCGCAACATGTACATATGGAATTCGCCGCAGTACAACCATCACGTCAAGAACTACGGCCACCCTTCCAAGGTCGGCTACAAGGACATCATCCCGTTGTGGAAGGCGGAGAAGTTCGATCCAGAAGGTTTGATGGCGATGTACAAGAAGGCCGGCGCGCGCTACTTCGTCAGCATGGGCGTGCACCACGACAATTTCGATCTGTGGGACTCGCGTCACCACGAATGGAACGCCGTCAAGATGGGCCCCCACCGCGACATCGTCGGCGACTGGAAAAAGGCGGCGGTCAAGGAAGGCTTGCGCTTCGGCGTGTCGGAGCACCTGGGCGCCAGTTACAGCTGGTTCGCCACCAGCCACGGCTACTCGCCGATGTGGCCGGAGTTCGGCGTCGACTACGACGGCGCCGATCCCCGCTACCAGTCGCTGTACCACCGGGCGCACAACCAGCCCTACCGCGGCAGCAAGAGCTGGTACACCACCGACACCCGCTGGCACCAGCAATGGTTTAACCGCATCACCGACCTGGTGAGCCGCTATCAGCCGGACCTGCTGTATTCGGACGGCGGCCTGCCGTTCGGCCGTGTGGGGCGCACCCTGGTGTCGAATTTCTACAACGCCAGCATCGCCGCGCACGGCGGCAAGCTGCAAGCGGTCTACAACCACAAGGACATCGGCACCGGCGAGTTCATCCCCGAGGCGGGCGTGCAGGACATCGAACGCGGCGTGGCCGAAGGCATCAAGCCGCTGCCGTGGCAGACCTGCACCTCCATCGGCGACTGGTTCTACAGCGAAGGCTACAAGTACAAGACGACGCCGGAAGTGGTCCACATGCTGGCCGACATCGTCAGCAAGAACGGCAACCTGCTGCTCAACGTGGTGCAATATCCCGACGGCAGCCTGCCGCCGGAGGCGCTGACCTTCCTCAGCGAGATGAGCGAATGGATGGGCGTGAACGACGAGGCCATCTACGGCACCCGTCCATGGAAGGTCTTCGGCGAGGGACCGACCAAGGCGGCCGCCGGCCACTTCCAGGAAAACACCGCCTACACGCCGGAAGATATCCGCTTCACCACCAAGGGCGACGCGCTGTATGCCATCACCCTCGGCGTGCCGGGCCGCACGGTGCGCATCCAATCGCTGGGAAGCAAGGCGGGGCTGGAAACCCGGCCGGTCAAGGCGATCGCCCTGCTGGGCAGCGCCGAGCCGCTGACCTGGGAACAGCGCGACGACGCGTTGACGGTCACGCTGCCGCCGTCCGTGCCGAGCAAGATGGCGTCCAGCCTGCGCATCTCGTTCTGA
- a CDS encoding manganese catalase family protein, producing the protein MFAHNKRLQYTVRVSETNPGLANLMLEQFGGPQGELAAAMRYFTQAVAEDDPGRKDMLFDIATEELSHLEVIGNIVCMLNKGAKGRLAEGVEEEGELYRSITGAGNDSHLTQVLYGAGAPLVNSGGVPWTAAYIDTIGEPTADLRSNIAAEARAKIVYERLINLTTDPGVKEALGFLMTREIAHQKSFEKALYAIEPNFPPGKRPGRAEFTSVYFNMSQGGPEMEGPWNSGPKWRVVSDPAQQMAVDGGDGGARVGLTSTEETVLSQMAARTMSNPAAEPVTGAELGAGMAPGMAAEAIDDDDADAEAAGSTVPPAGDGRNGDGYRPLS; encoded by the coding sequence ATGTTTGCTCATAACAAGCGACTGCAATACACGGTGCGCGTCAGCGAGACCAATCCCGGCCTGGCCAACCTCATGCTCGAACAGTTCGGCGGGCCCCAGGGCGAGCTGGCCGCCGCCATGCGCTACTTCACGCAGGCGGTCGCCGAGGACGATCCAGGCCGCAAGGACATGCTGTTCGATATCGCCACCGAGGAACTGAGCCACCTGGAGGTGATCGGCAACATCGTCTGTATGCTCAACAAGGGCGCCAAGGGCCGCCTGGCCGAGGGCGTCGAGGAGGAAGGCGAACTGTATCGCTCGATCACCGGCGCTGGCAACGACAGCCACCTGACGCAGGTGCTGTACGGCGCCGGCGCGCCGCTGGTGAACTCGGGCGGCGTGCCGTGGACGGCCGCCTACATCGACACCATCGGCGAACCGACGGCCGACCTGCGCTCGAACATCGCGGCCGAGGCGCGCGCCAAGATCGTCTACGAGCGCCTGATCAACCTGACCACCGACCCCGGCGTCAAGGAGGCGCTCGGCTTCCTGATGACGCGCGAGATCGCCCACCAGAAGTCGTTCGAGAAGGCGCTGTACGCGATCGAGCCGAACTTCCCGCCGGGCAAACGCCCGGGCCGCGCCGAATTCACCAGCGTTTATTTCAACATGTCGCAGGGCGGCCCGGAAATGGAAGGCCCCTGGAACAGCGGACCGAAATGGCGCGTCGTCAGCGACCCCGCGCAGCAGATGGCGGTCGACGGCGGCGACGGCGGCGCGCGCGTGGGCCTGACGTCGACCGAGGAAACGGTGCTGAGCCAGATGGCGGCGCGCACCATGTCCAATCCGGCCGCCGAACCGGTGACCGGCGCCGAACTGGGCGCCGGCATGGCGCCGGGGATGGCGGCGGAGGCGATCGACGACGACGATGCCGATGCCGAAGCCGCCGGCTCGACCGTCCCGCCCGCCGGCGATGGGCGCAATGGCGATGGCTATCGTCCGCTAAGTTGA